A genomic region of Micromonospora sp. NBRC 110009 contains the following coding sequences:
- a CDS encoding ATP synthase subunit c family protein, whose translation MSILAEVTGSTAAIGYGLAAIGPGIGVGLVFSAYIQSTARQPESSRMTLPYVWIGFAVIEALALLGIAFGFIWAGTA comes from the coding sequence ATGAGCATCCTTGCCGAGGTAACGGGCAGCACCGCTGCCATCGGTTACGGCCTGGCCGCCATCGGCCCGGGCATCGGCGTGGGCCTGGTCTTCTCGGCCTACATCCAGTCGACGGCCCGCCAGCCGGAGTCGTCCCGGATGACCCTCCCGTACGTCTGGATCGGCTTCGCCGTCATCGAGGCCCTGGCGCTGCTCGGTATCGCCTTCGGCTTCATCTGGGCCGGCACCGCCTGA
- a CDS encoding F0F1 ATP synthase subunit delta — protein MQAASRESYKVAADRLDAYARGAEPSAVASTADDILSVAALLRREPRLRRALSDPARASEDRSGLLTGILSGKVGGDALDLLGVLVSGRWSAPSELLDGAERLGVEALLASADKAGELGEVEDELFRFGQVVSGSAALSNALSDPMAPAERRATLADQLLAGKARPVTVRLVEAALAGFGGRSFIGALTRLVELAADRRDRQVAYVTVAAPLSDEEERRLGDRLSQMYGREVSVKQTVNPDVLGGVSVRVGSDLYDGTVLRRLNETRNALAKR, from the coding sequence ATGCAGGCCGCCAGCCGGGAGTCGTACAAGGTCGCGGCCGACCGCCTCGACGCGTACGCCCGCGGCGCGGAGCCGTCGGCGGTGGCCTCCACCGCCGACGACATCCTCTCCGTCGCCGCCCTGCTGCGGCGCGAGCCGCGGCTGCGCCGGGCGCTGTCGGATCCGGCGCGCGCCAGCGAGGACCGCAGCGGGCTGCTCACCGGCATCCTGAGCGGCAAGGTCGGCGGGGACGCGCTCGACCTGCTCGGCGTGCTGGTCTCCGGCCGCTGGTCGGCCCCGTCGGAACTGCTCGACGGCGCCGAGCGGCTGGGCGTCGAGGCGCTCCTGGCGAGCGCCGACAAGGCCGGCGAGCTCGGTGAGGTCGAGGACGAGCTGTTCCGCTTCGGGCAGGTCGTCTCCGGCTCCGCGGCGCTGTCCAACGCGCTCTCCGACCCGATGGCCCCGGCCGAGCGGCGGGCCACCCTGGCCGACCAGCTGCTCGCCGGCAAGGCCCGGCCGGTCACCGTCCGCCTCGTCGAGGCCGCGCTCGCCGGCTTCGGGGGACGCTCCTTCATCGGGGCGCTCACCCGGTTGGTCGAGCTGGCCGCCGACCGGCGGGACCGTCAGGTCGCATACGTGACCGTGGCGGCGCCGCTGAGTGACGAGGAGGAGCGACGCCTCGGTGATCGCCTCTCGCAGATGTACGGTCGAGAGGTCTCCGTCAAGCAGACGGTGAACCCCGACGTGCTCGGCGGGGTGAGCGTGCGGGTCGGCTCCGACCTGTACGACGGCACCGTCCTGCGCCGCCTCAACGAGACCCGCAACGCGCTCGCGAAGCGCTGA
- the atpA gene encoding F0F1 ATP synthase subunit alpha: MAELTISTEEIRGALERYVSSYTADVSREEVGTVADAGDGIAHVEGLPSTMTNELLEFEDGTLGVALNLDVREIGVVVLGDYGGIEEGQRVKRTERVLSVPVGDAFLGRVVNALGQPIDGLGDIANEGYRELELQAPNVMARQSVFEPMQTGIKAVDAMTPIGRGQRQLIIGDRKTGKTTVALDTILNQRENWRSGDPKKQVRCIYVAVGQKASTIASIKGTLEEAGAMEYTTIVASPASDPAGFKYLAPYTGSSIGQHWMYGGKHVLIVFDDLSKQAEAYRAVSLLLRRPPGREAYPGDVFYLHSRLLERCAKLSDELGGGSMTGLPIIETKANDISAFIPTNVISITDGQIFLETDLFNQGVRPAINVGTSVSRVGGAAQVKPMKKVAGSLRLNLAQFRELEAFAAFASDLDKASRAQLDRGSRLVELLKQPNYSPYPVQEQVVSVWAGTEGKLDDVPVGEIKRFESEFLQYLRHKHEGVLAAIADNKWDDDIIGSLDSAITEFKQVFLGKEDEVRINEAPAKPLEGEENRETVTRFREGSTDRPAES, from the coding sequence ATGGCCGAGCTGACCATCTCGACGGAGGAGATCCGCGGCGCCCTGGAGCGCTACGTCTCCTCCTACACGGCCGACGTCTCCCGTGAGGAGGTCGGCACCGTCGCCGACGCCGGCGACGGCATCGCCCACGTCGAGGGTCTGCCCTCGACCATGACCAACGAGCTCCTGGAGTTCGAGGACGGCACGCTGGGCGTGGCGCTGAACCTCGACGTCCGGGAGATCGGTGTCGTCGTCCTCGGTGACTACGGCGGGATCGAGGAGGGGCAGCGGGTCAAGCGGACCGAGCGGGTGCTCTCCGTCCCGGTCGGCGACGCCTTCCTGGGCCGCGTGGTCAACGCGCTCGGCCAGCCGATCGACGGCCTCGGCGACATCGCCAACGAGGGCTACCGCGAGCTGGAGCTGCAGGCTCCGAACGTGATGGCCCGGCAGTCGGTCTTCGAGCCGATGCAGACCGGTATCAAGGCCGTCGACGCCATGACCCCGATCGGCCGCGGCCAGCGCCAGCTGATCATCGGTGACCGGAAGACCGGCAAGACCACGGTCGCCCTGGACACGATCCTCAACCAGCGGGAGAACTGGCGCTCCGGCGACCCGAAGAAGCAGGTCCGCTGCATCTACGTCGCCGTCGGCCAGAAGGCCTCCACCATCGCCTCGATCAAGGGGACGCTGGAGGAGGCCGGCGCGATGGAGTACACCACCATCGTCGCCTCCCCGGCCTCGGACCCGGCCGGCTTCAAGTACCTCGCCCCGTACACCGGCTCGTCCATCGGCCAGCACTGGATGTACGGCGGCAAGCACGTCCTGATCGTCTTCGACGACCTGAGCAAGCAGGCCGAGGCGTACCGGGCCGTGTCGCTGCTGCTGCGCCGCCCGCCGGGCCGCGAGGCCTACCCGGGTGACGTCTTCTACCTGCACTCCCGGCTGCTGGAGCGCTGCGCCAAGCTCTCCGACGAGCTGGGCGGCGGTTCGATGACCGGTCTGCCGATCATCGAGACCAAGGCGAACGACATCTCGGCGTTCATCCCGACCAACGTCATCTCCATCACCGACGGCCAGATCTTCCTGGAGACCGACCTGTTCAACCAGGGCGTCCGGCCGGCCATCAACGTCGGCACCTCGGTCTCCCGGGTCGGTGGCGCCGCGCAGGTGAAGCCGATGAAGAAGGTCGCCGGTTCGCTGCGGCTGAACCTGGCCCAGTTCCGCGAGCTGGAGGCGTTCGCCGCCTTCGCCTCCGACCTGGACAAGGCCTCCCGGGCCCAGCTCGATCGTGGTTCCCGCCTGGTCGAGCTGCTCAAGCAGCCGAACTACTCGCCGTACCCGGTGCAGGAGCAGGTCGTCTCCGTCTGGGCCGGCACCGAGGGCAAGCTGGACGACGTCCCGGTCGGCGAGATCAAGCGCTTCGAGTCGGAGTTCCTGCAGTATCTCCGGCACAAGCACGAGGGCGTCCTGGCCGCGATCGCCGACAACAAGTGGGACGACGACATCATCGGCTCGCTCGACTCGGCCATCACGGAGTTCAAGCAGGTCTTCCTGGGCAAGGAGGACGAGGTCCGGATCAACGAGGCGCCGGCCAAGCCGCTGGAGGGCGAGGAGAACCGCGAGACGGTGACCCGCTTCCGTGAGGGCTCGACCGACCGCCCGGCTGAGAGCTGA
- a CDS encoding F0F1 ATP synthase subunit B — protein sequence MYFLAAEGGETTHNPIIPVWQEIVVGGIAFIVLCFVLMKFVFPRMEQTFQARVDAIEGGIKRAEAAQAEANQLLEQYRAQLAEARTDAAKIRDDARADAEGIRQDILAKAREESDRIIAAGKDQLAAERATIVRELRTEVGTIAVDLASRIVGESLADEARRKGTVDRFLSGLESTGAR from the coding sequence ATGTACTTCCTCGCCGCTGAGGGTGGTGAGACGACCCACAACCCGATCATCCCCGTCTGGCAGGAGATCGTGGTCGGTGGGATCGCCTTCATCGTGCTCTGCTTCGTGCTGATGAAGTTCGTCTTCCCCCGCATGGAGCAGACGTTCCAGGCCCGGGTCGACGCGATCGAGGGCGGCATCAAGCGCGCCGAGGCCGCCCAGGCCGAGGCGAACCAGCTGCTCGAGCAGTACCGGGCCCAGCTCGCGGAGGCGCGTACCGACGCCGCCAAGATCCGCGACGACGCCCGGGCCGACGCCGAGGGCATCCGCCAGGACATCCTCGCCAAGGCGCGCGAGGAGTCTGACCGGATCATCGCCGCCGGCAAGGATCAGCTCGCCGCGGAGCGGGCCACCATCGTGCGCGAGCTGCGCACCGAGGTCGGCACCATCGCGGTGGACCTGGCCAGCAGGATCGTCGGCGAGTCGCTCGCTGACGAGGCGCGTCGCAAGGGCACCGTGGACCGGTTCCTGAGCGGTCTCGAGAGCACGGGGGCCCGCTGA